A single region of the Winslowiella toletana genome encodes:
- the infC gene encoding translation initiation factor IF-3: protein MKGGKRVQPTRPNKINGEIRATEVRLTGIEGEQLGIVSLREAIEKAEEAGVDLVEISPNAEPPVCRIMDYGKFLYEKSKSSKEQKKKQKVIQVKEIKFRPGTDDGDYQVKLRNLIRFLEDGDKAKITLRFRGREMAHQQIGMEVLNRVRKDLCEDLDLAIVESFPSKIEGRQMIMVLAPKKKQ from the coding sequence ATTAAAGGCGGAAAACGAGTTCAACCGACGCGACCTAATAAAATTAACGGTGAAATCCGTGCTACCGAGGTGCGTCTGACAGGCATCGAAGGCGAGCAGCTTGGTATTGTAAGCCTGCGTGAAGCTATTGAAAAAGCTGAAGAAGCAGGTGTTGATTTAGTTGAAATCAGCCCTAACGCCGAACCGCCTGTATGCCGTATTATGGATTACGGCAAGTTCCTCTACGAAAAAAGCAAATCTTCTAAGGAACAGAAGAAGAAGCAGAAAGTTATTCAGGTTAAGGAAATTAAATTCCGTCCTGGAACCGATGATGGCGACTATCAGGTCAAACTACGCAACCTGATTCGCTTTCTGGAAGATGGCGATAAAGCCAAGATCACACTGCGTTTCCGTGGTCGTGAAATGGCGCACCAGCAGATCGGTATGGAAGTGCTTAACCGCGTCCGTAAAGACCTGTGTGAAGATCTGGATTTGGCTATTGTCGAGTCCTTCCCTTCGAAGATCGAAGGCCGCCAGATGATCATGGTGCTCGCTCCCAAGAAGAAGCAGTAG
- the rpmI gene encoding 50S ribosomal protein L35: MPKIKTVRGAAKRFKKTASGGFKRKHANLRHILTKKSTKRKRHLRPKGLVSKGDLGLVIACLPYA, translated from the coding sequence ATGCCAAAGATTAAAACTGTACGTGGCGCGGCTAAGCGCTTCAAGAAGACCGCCTCTGGTGGCTTCAAGCGTAAACACGCTAACCTGCGTCATATTCTGACCAAAAAATCTACTAAGCGTAAACGTCACCTGCGTCCGAAAGGTCTGGTGTCTAAAGGCGATCTGGGTCTGGTTATCGCCTGCCTGCCGTACGCATAA
- the rplT gene encoding 50S ribosomal protein L20, whose protein sequence is MARVKRGVVARARHKKILKQAKGYYGARSRVYRVAFQAVIKAGQYAYRDRRQRKRQFRQLWIARINAAARQNGMSYSRFINGLKKASVEIDRKILADIAVFDKVTFSALVEKAKSALA, encoded by the coding sequence ATGGCTCGTGTAAAACGTGGTGTAGTTGCTCGCGCACGTCACAAAAAAATCTTAAAACAAGCTAAAGGCTACTACGGTGCACGTTCACGTGTATACCGTGTTGCTTTCCAGGCTGTTATCAAAGCTGGTCAGTATGCTTACCGTGACCGTCGTCAACGTAAGCGTCAGTTCCGTCAGCTGTGGATCGCGCGTATCAACGCAGCAGCTCGTCAGAACGGCATGTCTTACAGCCGCTTCATCAATGGCCTGAAAAAGGCTTCTGTTGAAATCGACCGTAAGATTCTGGCTGACATCGCAGTATTCGACAAAGTGACTTTCTCTGCACTGGTTGAAAAAGCGAAATCAGCTCTGGCGTAA
- the pheM gene encoding pheST operon leader peptide PheM — protein MNAAIFRFFFYFSA, from the coding sequence ATGAATGCTGCTATTTTCCGTTTCTTTTTTTACTTTAGCGCCTGA
- the pheS gene encoding phenylalanine--tRNA ligase subunit alpha, translated as MPHLAELVASAKAAIEDAHDVAALDLVRVEYLGKKGHLTLQMTTLRELPAEERPAAGAVINEAKQQVQEVLSERKNTLESAALNARLAQETIDVSLPGRRIENGGLHPVTRTIDRIETFFGELGFAVMTGPEIEDDYHNFDALNIPGHHPARADHDTFWFDATRLLRTQTSGVQIRTMKNQQPPIRIIAPGRVYRNDYDQTHTPMFHQMEGLIVDKNINFSNLKGTLHEFLRNFFEEDLQVRFRPSYFPFTEPSAEVDVMGKNGKWLEVLGCGMVHPNVLRNVGIDPEIYSGFAFGMGMERLTMLRYGVTDLRAFFENDLRFLKQFK; from the coding sequence ATGCCACATCTCGCAGAGCTGGTTGCCAGTGCCAAGGCAGCTATAGAAGATGCCCATGATGTTGCCGCGTTAGATCTGGTACGCGTCGAATATTTAGGTAAAAAAGGGCATCTGACGCTCCAGATGACCACACTGCGCGAATTGCCAGCAGAAGAGCGTCCGGCGGCGGGTGCGGTAATCAATGAAGCCAAGCAGCAGGTGCAGGAAGTGTTGAGCGAGCGTAAAAATACGCTGGAATCAGCTGCACTGAATGCCCGTCTGGCACAGGAAACTATCGACGTTTCACTGCCAGGCCGTCGCATTGAAAATGGCGGCTTGCATCCGGTCACCCGCACCATCGATCGTATTGAAACCTTTTTCGGTGAGCTGGGCTTCGCGGTCATGACCGGACCGGAAATCGAAGATGACTACCATAACTTCGATGCGCTGAATATTCCGGGTCACCACCCGGCACGTGCCGATCACGATACCTTCTGGTTTGATGCAACGCGCCTGCTGCGCACCCAGACTTCTGGCGTGCAGATCCGCACCATGAAAAACCAGCAGCCGCCAATCCGTATTATTGCGCCGGGCCGCGTCTATCGTAACGATTACGATCAGACCCACACCCCAATGTTCCATCAGATGGAAGGGCTGATTGTTGATAAAAACATCAACTTCTCCAATCTGAAAGGCACGCTGCATGAATTCCTGCGCAACTTCTTTGAGGAAGATTTGCAGGTGCGCTTCCGTCCTTCTTACTTCCCGTTTACTGAACCGTCCGCGGAAGTGGATGTGATGGGTAAAAACGGCAAGTGGCTGGAGGTGCTGGGTTGCGGCATGGTGCATCCAAATGTATTGCGTAACGTCGGTATCGATCCAGAAATCTATTCTGGTTTTGCCTTCGGCATGGGCATGGAGCGTCTGACTATGCTGCGTTACGGCGTGACCGATTTACGCGCCTTCTTCGAAAATGATTTACGTTTCCTCAAACAGTTTAAATAA
- the pheT gene encoding phenylalanine--tRNA ligase subunit beta — MKFSELWLREWVNPAISSEALSDQITMAGLEVDGVDAVAGAFHGVVVGEVVECGQHPNADKLRVTKVNVGGERLLDIVCGAPNCRQGLKVAVATVGAVLPGDFKIKAAKLRGEPSEGMLCSFSELGISDDHAGIIELPADAPVGSDIREYLQLNDNTIEISVTPNRADCLSIIGVARDVAVLNQLPLSEPAIEPVAATLNETFPIRVEAGEACPRYLGRVVKGINVKAATPLWMREKLRRCGIRSIDPVVDITNYVLLELGQPMHAFDLDRIDSAIVVRMAEEGETLTLLDGNEVKLNSDTLVIADEKQALAMGGIFGGAHSGVNEETQNVLFECAFFSPLSITGRARRHGLHTDASHRYERGVDSALQHKAIERATRLLLDICGGEAGPVIDVTNQAALPKAASITLRREKLDRLIGHVIADHQVTDILQRLGCKVTTGSGEWQAIAPSWRFDMQIEEDLVEEVARVYGYNNIPDVPVHASLVMTKHREANLSLKRAKAMLVDKGYQEAITYSFVDPKIQALLHPGEENLLLPSPISADMSAMRLSLWSGLLSAVVYNQNRQQGRVRLFESGLRFVPDTQANLGIRQDLMLSGVLSGNRYEEHWDLARQTVDFYDLKGDLESVLDLTGKLESIEFRAEANPALHPGQSAAIYLRGEKIGFIGVVHPELERKLDLNGRTLVFELLWDKVADRVLPEAREISRFPANRRDIAVVVAENVPAADIITECKKVGVNQVVGVNLFDVYRGKGVNEGEKSLAISLILQDTSRTLEEEEIAATVARCVEALKERFQASLRD; from the coding sequence ATGAAATTCAGTGAACTCTGGTTACGCGAATGGGTAAACCCAGCCATTAGCAGTGAAGCGTTGTCCGATCAAATTACCATGGCCGGGCTGGAAGTTGACGGTGTTGACGCCGTTGCCGGTGCCTTTCATGGCGTAGTGGTTGGTGAAGTGGTGGAATGCGGTCAGCATCCCAATGCCGATAAACTGCGCGTGACAAAAGTTAATGTCGGCGGCGAACGCCTGCTGGATATCGTCTGTGGCGCGCCAAACTGCCGTCAGGGGCTGAAAGTCGCAGTGGCGACCGTAGGTGCCGTGCTGCCGGGTGATTTCAAAATTAAAGCGGCGAAACTGCGCGGCGAGCCTTCTGAAGGCATGTTGTGCTCATTCTCCGAGCTGGGAATCAGTGATGATCATGCAGGCATTATTGAATTGCCGGCTGATGCGCCAGTAGGCAGCGATATCCGCGAATATCTGCAGCTGAATGACAATACCATTGAAATCAGCGTGACGCCGAACCGAGCTGACTGTCTGAGCATTATCGGTGTCGCCCGTGATGTGGCGGTACTGAACCAGCTGCCGCTGAGTGAGCCTGCCATCGAACCGGTTGCCGCGACGCTGAACGAGACATTCCCGATTCGCGTTGAGGCTGGCGAAGCCTGTCCGCGCTACCTCGGTCGTGTGGTAAAAGGCATTAATGTGAAAGCCGCCACGCCACTGTGGATGCGTGAGAAACTGCGTCGTTGCGGGATTCGTTCTATCGACCCGGTGGTAGATATCACCAACTATGTGCTGCTTGAGCTGGGCCAGCCGATGCACGCGTTCGATCTCGATCGTATTGATTCGGCGATTGTGGTGCGTATGGCCGAAGAGGGTGAAACCCTGACGCTGCTGGATGGCAATGAAGTCAAACTGAACAGCGACACGCTGGTGATTGCTGATGAGAAGCAGGCGCTGGCAATGGGCGGTATTTTTGGTGGCGCGCACTCTGGCGTCAACGAAGAGACACAGAATGTCCTGTTCGAATGTGCTTTCTTCAGCCCGCTGTCGATTACCGGTCGTGCGCGTCGTCACGGTCTGCACACCGATGCATCTCATCGTTACGAACGCGGCGTGGATTCCGCATTGCAACATAAAGCAATTGAGCGTGCGACGCGTCTGTTGCTGGATATCTGCGGCGGTGAAGCCGGCCCGGTTATTGATGTGACTAACCAGGCTGCGCTGCCGAAGGCGGCCTCTATCACTCTGCGTCGTGAAAAACTGGATCGCCTGATTGGTCATGTGATTGCTGACCACCAGGTGACCGACATTCTGCAACGTCTGGGCTGTAAAGTGACCACTGGCAGCGGCGAGTGGCAGGCGATTGCACCAAGCTGGCGTTTCGATATGCAGATCGAAGAGGATCTGGTTGAAGAAGTGGCGCGCGTCTACGGTTATAACAATATTCCGGACGTGCCGGTGCATGCCAGCCTGGTGATGACTAAACATCGTGAGGCCAATCTTTCTCTGAAGCGCGCTAAAGCGATGCTGGTCGATAAAGGCTACCAGGAAGCGATCACTTACAGCTTTGTTGACCCTAAAATTCAGGCGCTGCTGCATCCGGGGGAAGAAAACCTGCTGCTGCCAAGCCCGATCTCTGCAGATATGTCGGCGATGCGTTTGTCGCTGTGGAGCGGATTACTGTCAGCGGTGGTGTATAACCAGAACCGTCAGCAGGGGCGTGTACGTCTGTTTGAGAGCGGTCTGCGCTTTGTTCCTGATACGCAGGCAAACCTCGGTATTCGTCAGGATCTTATGCTGTCCGGCGTGCTGAGCGGCAATCGCTATGAAGAGCATTGGGATCTGGCGCGACAAACAGTAGACTTCTATGATTTAAAAGGTGATTTAGAGTCTGTTCTGGATCTGACCGGTAAACTGGAGTCCATCGAGTTCCGTGCAGAAGCCAATCCGGCGCTTCATCCGGGGCAGAGTGCGGCGATTTATCTGCGCGGCGAAAAAATCGGATTTATCGGTGTGGTGCATCCGGAACTGGAACGCAAACTGGATCTTAACGGTCGAACCTTAGTGTTTGAACTGCTTTGGGATAAGGTCGCAGACCGCGTGCTGCCTGAAGCGCGCGAGATTTCTCGCTTCCCGGCAAACCGCCGTGATATCGCTGTCGTAGTGGCTGAAAACGTGCCTGCAGCAGATATTATCACTGAGTGTAAGAAAGTTGGCGTAAATCAGGTAGTTGGCGTAAACTTGTTTGACGTGTACCGTGGTAAGGGCGTAAATGAGGGTGAGAAGAGCCTCGCTATCAGCCTGATTTTACAAGATACCAGCCGGACACTCGAAGAAGAGGAGATTGCCGCTACTGTTGCACGATGTGTAGAGGCACTGAAAGAGCGATTCCAAGCATCCTTGAGGGATTGA
- the ihfA gene encoding integration host factor subunit alpha has product MALTKAEMSEYLFEKLGLSKRDAKELVELFFEEVRRALENGEQVKLSGFGNFDLRDKNQRPGRNPKTGEDIPITARRVVTFRPGQKLKSRVENASPKED; this is encoded by the coding sequence ATGGCGCTTACAAAAGCTGAAATGTCAGAATACCTGTTTGAGAAGCTTGGGCTTAGCAAGCGGGATGCCAAAGAGCTGGTCGAGCTGTTTTTCGAAGAAGTCAGACGTGCTTTGGAAAATGGTGAGCAGGTTAAGCTGTCCGGTTTTGGCAACTTTGACCTTCGCGACAAGAATCAACGTCCGGGACGTAACCCTAAGACTGGCGAAGATATTCCGATCACGGCACGGCGCGTGGTGACGTTCCGCCCGGGTCAGAAATTAAAAAGTCGGGTTGAGAACGCTTCGCCAAAAGAAGACTGA
- the mdtJ gene encoding multidrug/spermidine efflux SMR transporter subunit MdtJ, whose amino-acid sequence MIYWIFLSVAIVCEILGTLAMKYSSLHGGISGHIAMYLLIAASYILLSVAVKRIALGVAYALWEGAGILLITLFSVLMFSESLSLVKVIALILLLAGITLIKSGTEMPKRKRNEVKHAG is encoded by the coding sequence ATGATCTATTGGATCTTTTTATCTGTCGCCATCGTTTGTGAAATTCTTGGTACGCTGGCAATGAAATACTCCAGTCTGCACGGCGGCATCAGCGGCCATATCGCGATGTATTTGCTGATCGCGGCGTCCTATATTCTGCTGTCTGTGGCGGTTAAACGTATTGCACTGGGCGTGGCCTACGCACTGTGGGAAGGGGCAGGCATTTTGCTGATTACCCTGTTTAGCGTGCTGATGTTCAGTGAATCACTGTCGCTGGTTAAAGTGATAGCGTTAATCCTGCTGCTGGCCGGCATCACCCTGATTAAATCCGGTACTGAAATGCCTAAGCGTAAACGCAATGAGGTGAAACATGCAGGCTGA
- the mdtI gene encoding multidrug/spermidine efflux SMR transporter subunit MdtI, which yields MQAEHLLYLLLAVVLEIIANIMLKKSEGFRRWGYGVLSLLAVLGAFSALAQAVKGIDLAVAYALWGGLGIAATVAAGWILFNQRLNKKGWIGLIVLLAGMVMLKLA from the coding sequence ATGCAGGCTGAACATCTGCTGTACCTGTTGCTGGCGGTAGTGCTGGAGATTATTGCCAATATTATGCTGAAGAAATCGGAAGGTTTCCGCCGCTGGGGATATGGCGTGCTGTCATTACTGGCGGTATTGGGCGCATTCAGCGCGCTGGCTCAGGCGGTGAAAGGTATCGATCTGGCGGTGGCTTATGCGCTCTGGGGCGGGCTGGGTATCGCCGCGACCGTCGCCGCTGGCTGGATTCTGTTTAATCAGCGGCTGAACAAAAAGGGCTGGATCGGTCTGATTGTGCTGCTGGCCGGGATGGTGATGCTGAAACTGGCGTGA
- a CDS encoding DUF2502 domain-containing protein, which yields MAILLCVLSGMPLLANAGVSIDIHSPGISIQLGDRDQRGYYWDGYDWRAPAWWHDWQGRHVGARGPRGDYWNGNGWQPHAPQHHSHSRPQQQNHHQPERPQHNHHDKPGAGNDNPHQRPPAQQRH from the coding sequence ATGGCTATATTACTTTGCGTCCTGTCTGGGATGCCGCTGCTGGCAAATGCTGGCGTGTCGATTGACATTCATTCACCCGGAATTTCTATTCAGCTTGGCGATCGCGATCAGCGTGGTTATTACTGGGACGGTTATGACTGGCGTGCGCCAGCGTGGTGGCATGACTGGCAGGGTCGTCATGTTGGAGCGCGCGGCCCGCGCGGTGATTACTGGAACGGCAATGGCTGGCAGCCACATGCGCCGCAGCATCACTCTCATTCACGGCCGCAGCAACAGAATCATCACCAGCCGGAACGACCACAGCATAATCATCATGATAAGCCTGGGGCGGGTAACGATAATCCTCATCAACGTCCTCCGGCGCAACAGCGTCATTAA
- the btuC gene encoding vitamin B12 ABC transporter permease BtuC yields MTLISELSHRAARRGRRWLMVLLLLTLITAAISLCAGESWIAPGDWFSPQGQLFVWQLRLPRTLAVLLVGASLAVAGAVMQALFENPLAEPGLLGVSNGAGVGLVLSVLLGSGQPWSLSLAAIAGALLVTVLLLRFARHHLSTSRLLLAGVALGIICSAIMTWAVYFSTSLDLRQLMYWMMGGFSGIDWRYGWLMLALLPILLWLTCQWRALNLLMLGEISARQLGLPMALWRNLLVMAIGWLVGVSVALAGAIGFVGLVIPHILRLKGLTDHRILLPGCAFAGATVLLAADIIARLVLRSAELPIGVVTATLGAPIFIWLLVNHRR; encoded by the coding sequence ATGACGCTGATTTCCGAACTGTCGCATCGGGCAGCACGACGCGGACGGCGCTGGCTGATGGTGCTGCTGCTGCTGACGTTGATCACCGCAGCCATAAGTCTGTGCGCAGGGGAGAGCTGGATTGCCCCTGGCGACTGGTTCAGCCCGCAGGGGCAGCTGTTTGTCTGGCAGCTGCGTTTACCGCGTACGCTGGCGGTATTACTGGTCGGTGCGTCACTGGCGGTGGCTGGCGCGGTGATGCAGGCGCTGTTTGAAAACCCGCTGGCGGAACCCGGGCTGTTAGGCGTATCGAACGGAGCCGGTGTCGGTTTGGTATTAAGCGTACTGCTGGGAAGCGGCCAGCCGTGGAGCCTGAGTCTGGCCGCCATCGCCGGTGCCTTACTGGTGACGGTGCTGCTGCTGCGATTTGCCCGGCATCATCTCTCTACCAGCCGTTTGCTGCTGGCCGGCGTTGCGCTGGGAATTATTTGCAGTGCGATAATGACCTGGGCGGTCTACTTCAGCACCAGCCTCGATCTGCGCCAGTTAATGTACTGGATGATGGGCGGCTTTAGCGGTATAGACTGGCGTTACGGCTGGCTAATGCTGGCGTTACTGCCGATTCTGCTGTGGCTGACCTGCCAGTGGCGCGCGCTGAATTTGCTGATGCTGGGCGAGATTTCCGCGCGTCAGCTCGGGCTACCGATGGCGCTGTGGCGCAACTTACTGGTGATGGCGATTGGCTGGCTGGTAGGGGTCAGCGTGGCGCTGGCAGGCGCCATTGGCTTTGTTGGGTTGGTGATCCCGCACATATTGCGGCTCAAAGGGCTGACCGATCACCGCATACTGCTACCGGGATGTGCTTTCGCCGGCGCGACGGTGCTGCTGGCGGCTGATATCATCGCCCGGCTGGTGCTGAGATCGGCTGAATTGCCGATTGGCGTGGTGACGGCCACGCTCGGGGCACCCATATTTATCTGGTTATTAGTAAACCATCGCCGCTAG
- a CDS encoding glutathione peroxidase gives MSIFDTELETLDGEKTTLKQWQGDVLLVVNVASKCGLTPQYEQLEQLQKQWQDQGFSVLGFPCNAFLEQEPGSNEEIKTFCSTTYGVTFPMFSKIEVNGENRHPLYAQLVAAQPQAVAPEGSGFLERMTSKGRAPKAAGDILWNFEKFLIGRDGKVVQRFSPDMTPDDAVIVDSIKQALAK, from the coding sequence ATGAGCATTTTTGATACAGAACTGGAAACGCTGGATGGTGAGAAAACCACGCTGAAACAGTGGCAGGGCGACGTGCTGTTAGTGGTTAATGTGGCCTCTAAATGTGGCTTAACGCCCCAGTATGAACAGCTGGAGCAGCTACAAAAACAGTGGCAGGATCAGGGGTTCAGCGTGCTGGGTTTCCCGTGCAATGCGTTCCTTGAGCAGGAGCCGGGCAGTAATGAAGAGATTAAAACCTTCTGCAGCACGACCTACGGCGTTACTTTCCCGATGTTCAGCAAAATTGAGGTTAATGGTGAAAACCGGCATCCGCTGTACGCTCAGCTGGTGGCTGCACAACCGCAGGCGGTAGCACCAGAAGGCAGCGGCTTCCTTGAACGAATGACCAGTAAAGGCCGCGCGCCGAAAGCCGCGGGGGATATTTTATGGAACTTCGAGAAATTCCTTATTGGTCGGGATGGTAAGGTGGTTCAGCGCTTCTCGCCGGATATGACCCCGGATGATGCGGTGATCGTCGACAGCATCAAGCAGGCGCTGGCAAAGTAA
- the btuD gene encoding vitamin B12 ABC transporter ATP-binding protein BtuD: MLLEIEQAAVAGRLAPFSAQVSSGQLIHLLGPNGAGKSSLLARLSGLLPGSGKVQFLGKPLEDWSGSQLARHRGWLHQQQLPVGQMAVFHYLQQHLLHADQPYETVLQQVLEGLQLGDKLARPLNQLSGGEWQRVRLAAVLLQIAPAANSQGKLLLLDEPMAGLDVAQQAAVDRLLLPLCQAGVSIIMSGHDLNHSLRHAQQVWLMADGQLVAQGETATVMQPERLEQVYQVPFRKLTVEGHQILTTLTE; this comes from the coding sequence ATGCTGCTGGAAATTGAACAGGCTGCGGTCGCCGGGCGACTGGCCCCGTTCAGTGCGCAGGTCAGCAGTGGGCAACTGATTCATCTGCTGGGGCCGAATGGTGCCGGAAAAAGTTCGCTGCTGGCGCGCTTGTCGGGTTTATTGCCCGGCAGCGGCAAGGTTCAGTTTCTGGGAAAGCCACTTGAAGACTGGAGTGGCAGTCAGCTTGCCCGTCATCGCGGCTGGTTGCATCAGCAGCAGTTGCCCGTCGGCCAGATGGCGGTTTTTCACTATCTGCAACAGCATCTGCTGCACGCCGACCAACCTTATGAAACGGTGTTACAGCAGGTTCTCGAGGGATTGCAACTTGGCGATAAGCTGGCGCGGCCGCTGAATCAGTTGTCCGGTGGCGAGTGGCAACGGGTAAGACTGGCCGCTGTGCTGTTGCAGATCGCGCCGGCGGCAAATTCCCAGGGGAAATTGCTGCTGCTGGATGAGCCGATGGCCGGGTTGGATGTGGCTCAGCAGGCGGCAGTCGACCGCCTGCTATTGCCGCTGTGCCAGGCCGGGGTAAGCATTATTATGAGCGGCCATGACCTTAACCACAGCCTGCGCCATGCGCAACAGGTGTGGCTGATGGCCGATGGTCAGTTAGTGGCGCAGGGTGAAACAGCCACGGTGATGCAACCTGAACGTCTTGAACAGGTGTATCAAGTGCCCTTTCGCAAACTGACGGTTGAAGGCCATCAAATTCTCACCACGTTAACGGAATAG
- a CDS encoding NlpC/P60 family protein has product MRIWLLLVVVILAGCSRHAPPPDGRLSDPIMVIAQLNEQLGQWRGTPYRYGGMSRGGVDCSGFVYLTFRDRFDLQLPRSTSDQTDIGTRIDKDQLLPGDLVFFKTGRGENGLHVGIYDTDNQFIHASTSKGVIRSSLDNVYWRKVFWQARRI; this is encoded by the coding sequence ATGCGGATCTGGTTGTTGCTGGTTGTGGTTATTCTTGCTGGATGCAGTCGCCATGCTCCTCCTCCTGACGGTCGTTTGTCAGATCCGATAATGGTTATCGCCCAACTTAATGAACAACTGGGTCAGTGGCGCGGAACGCCATACCGCTATGGTGGGATGAGTCGCGGCGGCGTCGATTGCTCCGGTTTTGTTTATCTTACCTTCCGCGATCGTTTTGACCTGCAATTACCGCGTTCAACCAGCGATCAAACGGATATCGGCACCCGCATTGATAAAGATCAGTTGCTGCCAGGCGATCTGGTATTTTTCAAAACCGGCCGTGGAGAAAACGGCCTGCACGTCGGCATTTATGATACTGATAATCAGTTTATTCACGCCTCAACCAGCAAGGGAGTGATTCGATCTTCACTCGATAATGTTTATTGGCGTAAAGTATTCTGGCAGGCGCGACGCATTTAA
- a CDS encoding EAL domain-containing protein, which yields MKIHLAADYRSNAAFYPVYTLTGRLTAVELISWFSDENANVAIPAEMLIPQLTFEQRISLLQSQITLVEKYREFFSYHDLYVAINIDEIIAQAILESEFLLHKLGLLDCLELEINESFTDLSAGKDNPLLAALNDHFSLSLDNFGAGKATAKAVYDDLFNRIKLDKGFIQHNIKRRSFAPFINAILDNITPHCQQVIVQGIDDIQALATIRQYPFAGIQSALFPATDELSLAALLKTPALLMPPAESP from the coding sequence ATGAAAATCCATTTAGCTGCCGACTACCGTAGTAACGCAGCATTTTATCCGGTATATACCCTGACGGGTAGGCTGACTGCTGTAGAGCTGATCTCATGGTTCTCGGACGAAAACGCCAATGTTGCGATTCCGGCAGAGATGCTGATTCCGCAACTGACATTCGAACAGCGTATATCGCTACTGCAAAGTCAAATAACGCTGGTGGAGAAATATCGGGAATTTTTCAGCTATCACGATCTATATGTCGCGATTAATATTGATGAAATTATCGCGCAGGCGATTTTAGAAAGTGAGTTTCTTTTACACAAGTTAGGCCTGCTGGATTGCCTGGAACTGGAAATAAATGAAAGTTTTACTGATTTATCCGCAGGTAAAGATAATCCTTTACTGGCTGCGCTAAATGATCATTTTTCTCTCAGTCTGGATAATTTTGGCGCAGGAAAAGCGACGGCGAAAGCGGTATACGATGACCTGTTTAATCGTATCAAATTAGATAAGGGGTTTATCCAGCACAATATCAAACGGCGCTCATTTGCACCGTTTATTAATGCCATACTGGATAATATAACGCCACACTGCCAGCAGGTGATTGTACAGGGAATTGATGATATTCAGGCGCTGGCAACCATTCGTCAGTATCCTTTTGCCGGAATTCAGAGTGCGTTATTTCCGGCGACGGATGAACTCTCTTTAGCGGCTTTGCTGAAGACTCCAGCGTTACTGATGCCGCCCGCAGAGTCACCGTAA